A stretch of DNA from Endozoicomonas sp. 8E:
CGATTCAAAACACTGGTGTCGCAAAAATCTTCCAGAACAATACTTACTTCATGGGCAGGGACAATCATTCGCACTCTGGCCCCCAACGCCAACCCCGACTCGTGAACATGCAGCTTATGGCCTTCCGCATTCAGAACGGTAAGCCCATAGTCTTTATCATGATCAACCACTTCTGCTTCCAGCATGGATAACAGTGGCTCATGCTGATCATCTACGGCCAGTGCGCTGTTTAGCAACCTTTGGCTCTGGTCTTTGCCGGTCACAGCGCCCCGGTGCAGTAATAAAACCTTGTCCGTCAGGCGAGCCACCTCTTCTCTTGAATGGCTGACCATGATGATGGGGATATTAAAATCCCGATGAATACTTCTTAAGCAAGGCAATATCGTTGCCCTGGAATCCCAATCCAGAGATGCCATAGGCTCATCCATTAACAGCACCTGTGGCGCATTCAACAAACTACGGGCAATGGCTACACGCTGTTTTTCGCCGCCGGACAAGGTTTCAACGCCGCGATTTAACAAGTAACCAATGCCTGATTGATCGACGACTTCTGCAAAGGTTAATCCCTGTCGATCGGTGTTTGAGCGCTTCATGGAAAACTGCAGGTTACCCAGAACGCTCAAGTGTGGAAATAAACGCGCTTCCTGAAAGATGTAACCAATCCCACGTTGTTCCGGGGGCACAAAAATACCCTGTGCGCTGTCCATCCAGACCTGTTCATTAAACTGAATCCGACCCTGCGCCTGTTTTTCCAGACCGGCAATGGCTCTGAGCAGAGAAGTTTTACCACAGCCCGAAGCCCCCATGATGCCCCAGACTGCATCCAGCCCCAGAGAGGTATTGATGGAAAGATCAAATCGATCCCGGGGTAGTTGAATATCCAGTTTCAACATCAATGGCTACTCACTCCAGACACCTGTCGCTTATCAATGCTGTAGAGG
This window harbors:
- the modC gene encoding molybdenum ABC transporter ATP-binding protein; this encodes MLKLDIQLPRDRFDLSINTSLGLDAVWGIMGASGCGKTSLLRAIAGLEKQAQGRIQFNEQVWMDSAQGIFVPPEQRGIGYIFQEARLFPHLSVLGNLQFSMKRSNTDRQGLTFAEVVDQSGIGYLLNRGVETLSGGEKQRVAIARSLLNAPQVLLMDEPMASLDWDSRATILPCLRSIHRDFNIPIIMVSHSREEVARLTDKVLLLHRGAVTGKDQSQRLLNSALAVDDQHEPLLSMLEAEVVDHDKDYGLTVLNAEGHKLHVHESGLALGARVRMIVPAHEVSIVLEDFCDTSVLNRLPVVIDSIQTRDDWHQLITLSLGKQTLMALVTRKSVDRLALKIGMKVFAHFKASGLEVV